TGCGATGACAGGCGGCACAATCCCTCATAGCCAAATTCCTCTTAATTTAGGAGCATTGCTGCTTGCTCATTTGCGTGGAAAAGGATGCAAGATCTCGATCAGCGATGCTAAAGTTCTTGTTAGATCTCGGAAATATTATTATCCTGATGTGGTTGTGTCCTGTGACGATCGTGATCGCTTCTCCCGTGATTTTTTGCAATATCCTGTGCTGATTGCGGAAGTTTTATCTCCTACCACCGAAGCACGCGATCGCGGTATTAAGCAGCAAAGTTATATGGCGATCGATACGCTGCAAGCCTATATCCTGATCGACTCAGAGCGTCCTAGTGTCGAAGTTTATCAAAGACATAGCGATCGTGCTTGGGAATATCAGTCTATAGCGATCGAGGAGACAACTTTTGAGCAAGATGATCCTCTTATTCATATAACTAGCATCGATCTCCAATTCCCTTTATCTGCCCTCTACGAAAATGTTGATTTTCTTGATAGCTCGCAACTGTAGAGTAGATATATTGTTCGTTAATCAAAATTGCGATCGCTGCTCCTGTTCAGGCGATGACGGTCTAGTAATGTCGCTGTTGCCACAGCGATTATCTCTGGGTTAGAGCATTAGATCATGAAGTAATTCAAAGGTTACTCAGGAGTGAGATCATGGAAGAGTCAGTAGTTTATCAAGAAATTTTGCGCGAAGGTTTAGCTAAAGGCAAAGCTGAGGGTTTAGCTAAAGGCAAAGCTGAAGGTTTAGCTAAAGGCAAGGTTGAAGCAACTAACCAAATTGCTATAAATATGTTGCATTCTAATATGTCTCCAGATTTAGTGGCTCAGTTAACTGGGCTAACCCTAAAACAAATCCAAAAACTACAAAAAATTTCTACAAAGCAACCTCGGACAAAAAAATCACTTTAGCTTCAACTGCTGAGATATTTTTAGTTCCCGATTTTCTCCGTTGGCGAATTGCTAATAGCTCTTGCTGACACTACTTTTTGACTATTTTTCCTGCATCTGGATCTGGCAAAAGGTCTTTTAAGGATTCGATGACGGTTTCACGAATCACAGCTTTTAGTTCTTCAATTGTGAGATCTTTAACTTGCATGGTAGTTATTACACAATTAGGGTTATTATCTGATTATAATCTAATACCTATGCATCTCAACGGTATTAGCATAGATACCTATAAATGAGTGTTTCTCCACAAATCGAATGAATAAGAGAAGAATTAGAGTGAGTCCCAACTATTTGCTAGAACCAATAAGTGGAGAAGTTTTCTTTTTTGATAAGGTTCTAGACAAAGAGGTACTTAAGTTTAATTGTCAAGATAAAAAAGGATCTAGATTAATTTTTGAAGATCGGATGCAGGGATGGTTTTTCGACCCAGCTCTTAACCTTGTTGATGATATCAATTCGTCAGTTGTAGCTGTTCACATTGTAACACCTCTAATTGAAGCTTTAAGGTGCTACATATTAGGTAAAAAACCTATTGCAAGAGAATCTAGTACCTTCTTTAAAGAGCAAGCTGACGAAATCTTTCCATTATTACAAAATAATGAAGTTGCTCGAAATCTTTTGTATAAAGGTGTCCGATGTGGTTTTGCTCATCAAGGTTTTCTCAAAGATGATGACGATGCTTACAATATATTGATTTTATCAGAAGTGTCAGATAAACCAATTATATTTGATGGTCAAGTAATGACTATTCATGCTCGCAAGTATGTTGAAAAAATAAATGAGGCTTATCAAAGTTACTTCAATACTCTAGATAGAGACGCTGACAAGTTGAACAAGTTTTATGATATGTGGAAACATCAATGGAGAATGAAAAGAAGGCATTTGATTGAAATTTCTGGCACATAAACTTAATAGACAATATTGGAAACTGACTTATATGGATAAAGATATTATTCTCACTATTATATTCTTAACCATTTTTTTTGCTGTGATTGGAGGCATAATGTTAAGACTTAGTCTTAGTCCATCTAATTTTTTTATTGGGCTTCTATTTGTTTGCTTTATTTTGACTTTACTAAATCATCGATAAGTTCGCTAAACTTAGTTGAAGCCTCTCTACAAATTACTTAGGATTGCAATATAAAAACAGCAATTACAAACTCACAATTGTTAGTTTGTAACAGTAAAACTTAGCAATACTTTCTTTGAGATACAAATAGAAGAGGAACAGAGGAACTTTAGCAATCGGAATGAGATTTACAAAAAATCCCAAGCTAGGCTCTAGCTAATAAAAAGTAAATATACGGAGGATTTAAGATGGATGCGATGACAACAGAGCAAGCAAGTCATGACTTAGATGGTTTGATCGATCGCGTGATTGATAACGTGCAACCAACAATTATTTGTAATGACAAAGGCAACAAAGCTATTTTAATTTCGCTAGACGAATTTTCATCATGGCAAGAAACTTTGTATTTATTATCAAATCCTGTTAATGCCAAGCGTCTTCTTGGCTCAATTCAATCAGCTAAATCTGGCAAAGTTGCTGAGAGAGAACTAATCGCAGAATGAAGCTCATATTTACTTCGGCTGACAGTATAGTTATTGTGGGTTGTCGATTTCATTACAAAGACTAGACCTTTTCGGGGGTATCGTTTATTAAAGACTCAACTCATCAGATTATTGTCAACTGCTAACTATCGAAATCTATGTCGATCGCCCCAATACTTAAAGCTGAAAACATCTCGAAATCCTTTGGCGGCATTCATGCCGTAAGCAATGCCCGCATTGAAGTACCCGCAGGAAGCATTACAGGATTAATTGGTCCCAATGGGGCAGGAAAAACCACATTTTTTGGATTGTTATCTAACTTTCTGAAGCCCGATCGCGGCACAGTACAGTTTGACGGAATGCCAATTCAAGGCAAACCACCCCATGCGATCGCCAAACTTGGCATGATTCGCACCTTTCAAGTACCGCGAGTCCTGTCGCGATTATCAGTGCTAGAAAATATGTTGCTAGCCGCACAGAATCAAGTGGGCGAAAAGTTTTGGAATACTTGGTTTCAGGGTCAAAAAATTGCAGTGCAAGAACGGGAAAATCGCGAGAAAGCGAGACATATTCTTGAATCAGTCGGCTTAATCAGGATGGCGGATGACTATGCGGGAAGTCTGTCGGGTGGTCAGCGTAAGTTATTAGAAATTGCCCGCGCCTTAATGACTGACCCCAAATTAATCTTGCTCGATGAACCTG
This genomic stretch from Pseudanabaena galeata CCNP1313 harbors:
- a CDS encoding Uma2 family endonuclease; this encodes MIAQPQLIQEDHQIIMSADEYLVWERQQEEKYEYENGKIIAMTGGTIPHSQIPLNLGALLLAHLRGKGCKISISDAKVLVRSRKYYYPDVVVSCDDRDRFSRDFLQYPVLIAEVLSPTTEARDRGIKQQSYMAIDTLQAYILIDSERPSVEVYQRHSDRAWEYQSIAIEETTFEQDDPLIHITSIDLQFPLSALYENVDFLDSSQL
- a CDS encoding RpnC/YadD family protein: MEESVVYQEILREGLAKGKAEGLAKGKAEGLAKGKVEATNQIAINMLHSNMSPDLVAQLTGLTLKQIQKLQKISTKQPRTKKSL
- a CDS encoding type II toxin-antitoxin system Phd/YefM family antitoxin, encoding MDAMTTEQASHDLDGLIDRVIDNVQPTIICNDKGNKAILISLDEFSSWQETLYLLSNPVNAKRLLGSIQSAKSGKVAERELIAE
- a CDS encoding ABC transporter ATP-binding protein is translated as MSIAPILKAENISKSFGGIHAVSNARIEVPAGSITGLIGPNGAGKTTFFGLLSNFLKPDRGTVQFDGMPIQGKPPHAIAKLGMIRTFQVPRVLSRLSVLENMLLAAQNQVGEKFWNTWFQGQKIAVQERENREKARHILESVGLIRMADDYAGSLSGGQRKLLEIARALMTDPKLILLDEPAAGVNPALIEEICSLIHKLNQEGLSFLIIEHNMDVIMSLCDRVWVLAEGHNLADGSPAEIQSDPKVLEAYLGS